In the Ruminococcus sp. OA3 genome, one interval contains:
- a CDS encoding SHOCT domain-containing protein, with protein sequence MIEIEYVEPTLIDKIRLISEKYSKKHQWVKAIEEVHELLRELILTSEPSENLWLEMVDVAVMSIQIAMQHNAMDKLGIGMEYKVSRQLKRMLEEGVITTEEYEKYQSNTRHQFD encoded by the coding sequence ATGATTGAGATTGAATATGTGGAGCCTACGCTGATCGATAAGATACGCCTGATCTCCGAGAAGTATAGCAAGAAACATCAGTGGGTAAAAGCTATCGAGGAGGTCCACGAATTACTGCGAGAATTAATTCTTACGTCTGAGCCGAGCGAAAATCTATGGTTGGAGATGGTAGATGTGGCGGTTATGTCAATTCAAATCGCAATGCAGCATAATGCAATGGATAAACTTGGTATTGGAATGGAGTATAAAGTTAGCCGACAACTAAAGAGGATGCTTGAAGAGGGGGTGATTACTACTGAAGAGTATGAAAAATATCAATCAAACACAAGGCATCAGTTTGACTAA
- a CDS encoding helix-turn-helix domain-containing protein, giving the protein MPSGKPISMEIKQQVCRMVEQGYTNRKIAASVGVCEATVSRLRRRMPMEAKNNSIKQEEWEKWDELTRPYWKDLWEKWDQGIRDFNIRVMSCAKERERLRQSQRQKESAEKANQYQKLIQQIGGKDD; this is encoded by the coding sequence TTGCCGAGTGGAAAACCGATATCCATGGAGATAAAACAGCAGGTCTGCCGTATGGTGGAACAAGGGTATACGAACCGGAAGATTGCAGCAAGCGTTGGGGTCTGTGAAGCGACAGTCAGCAGGCTGCGCAGGCGGATGCCCATGGAGGCGAAAAACAACTCCATTAAACAAGAGGAATGGGAGAAGTGGGACGAACTTACCCGGCCATACTGGAAGGACCTCTGGGAGAAATGGGATCAGGGGATCCGGGATTTTAACATACGGGTTATGTCCTGTGCGAAAGAGCGGGAACGGCTGCGGCAGTCACAGAGGCAGAAAGAATCTGCGGAGAAAGCCAACCAATACCAGAAGCTCATACAGCAGATCGGAGGGAAAGATGATTGA